The uncultured Fibrobacter sp. sequence TTGTGGCCCTTGATAATATCAGCGGCGGCCTGCAAGTCGCTGAGGCGGCCGTTGGTGCAGCTACCCACGAAGGCGATGTCGATGGGGCGGCCAATCATCTTGGAACCTTCTTCCCAGCCCATGTATTCATAAGCTTCGGAGATGACCTTCTTTTCGCTGCCTTCGAATTCGTCGATCTTCGGCATGTTGCCGTTGAGCGGAATGGCCTGGGCCGGAGTGATACCCCAGGTAACCATCGGTTCGAGGTTGTCGCAGTTGATTTCGACTTCGTCATCAAACTGGGCGTCGGCGTCAGTAGCCACAGACTTCCAGTAGGCAACGGCTTCGTCCCACTTGTCGGCCTTCGGGGCATACGGACGGCCCTTGAGGTATTCGAAAGTCTTTTCGTCGGGGTTGCAGTAACCGACGCGGGCGCCGCCTTCGATAGCCATGTTGCAGACCGTCATACGGCCTTCCATGCCCATTTCTTCGATGACGGGGCCTGCAAATTCGTAAGCGTAGCCAACGCCACCGTTCACGCCGAGCTTGGCGATGTAGGCGAGGGCGACGTCCTTGGCGGTCACGCCCGGCTTGAGCTTGCCGGTGAACTTGATGCGGCGAGTCTTGAGCGGGCTCATGGCGAGCGTCTGGGTAGCGAGAACGTCTGCCACCTGGCTCGTGCCGATACCGAATGCGATAGCACCGAAGGCACCGTGCGTTGCCGTGTGGGAGTCACCGCAGGCAACAGTCATGCCC is a genomic window containing:
- a CDS encoding 3-isopropylmalate dehydratase large subunit translates to IPTTFPERNRPLQDGISEEMFSHIENNTKNNGIKFFGPATAEQGVIHIVGPEEGVTQPGMTVACGDSHTATHGAFGAIAFGIGTSQVADVLATQTLAMSPLKTRRIKFTGKLKPGVTAKDVALAYIAKLGVNGGVGYAYEFAGPVIEEMGMEGRMTVCNMAIEGGARVGYCNPDEKTFEYLKGRPYAPKADKWDEAVAYWKSVATDADAQFDDEVEINCDNLEPMVTWGITPAQAIPLNGNMPKIDEFEGSEKKVISEAYEYMGWEEGSKMIGRPIDIAFVGSCTNGRLSDLQAAADIIKGHKVAPTVKMWVVPGSMKIKVEAEALGLDKIFKEAGAEWREAGCSLCLAMNPDKLKGRQVSASSSNRNFKGRQGSPSGRTILMSPAMVAAAAIEGCVTDVRKYIK